The proteins below come from a single Juglans regia cultivar Chandler chromosome 12, Walnut 2.0, whole genome shotgun sequence genomic window:
- the LOC108992416 gene encoding uncharacterized protein LOC108992416: MALNVRNNQDNHRGGREGDNEEVHTRDMDDRSVAKGIKLDFPRFFGKNPATWIYRANQYFLYHQVPPGQRIFFASFHMDEEALVWFQDASEAGTFHSWEEFTQAVQVRFGSSAYDDPMEALTCLKQVNSVTVYKTEFELLSNRIKGMQEQYVWATRRSWKGTSSDLGGHSAGGSILGIPKVLSNNKLPYQKVSEAQMQERRKKCLCYFCEDKWHQGHKCIKPKIYVLEGMDILEDETVDDQD; this comes from the exons ATGGCCCTGAATGTAAGGAATAATCAAGACAATCATCGTGGCGGCAGAGAAGGTGATAATGAAGAAGTGCACACTCGTGACATGGATGACAGATCTGTTGCTAAAGGGATTAAGCTTGACTTTCCAAGATTTTTTGGCAAGAATCCTGCAACATGGATATATAGGGCAAATCAGTATTTTTTGTATCATCAAGTTCCTCCTGGACAAAGAATTTTTTTCGCTTCATTTCACATGGATGAAGAAGCCCTTGTTTGGTTTCAAGATGCTAGTGAAGCTGGCACTTTTCATTCCTGGGAAGAATTTACACAAGCTGTTCAAGTGAGGTTTGGGTCATCAGcttatgatgatccaatggaggcaCTAACATGTTTAAAACAAGTTAATTCTGTTACTGTTTACAAGACAGAGTTTGAGTtactttcaaatagaattaaaGGG ATGCAAGAACAATATGTGTGGGCAACGAGAAGATCTTGGAAGGGCACTAGTAGTGATCTTGGTGGGCATTCTGCAGGTGGGTCAATATTAGGAATACCTAAGGTGTTATCTAATAATAAGCTGCCTTATCAGAAAGTTTCTGAAGCACAGatgcaagaaagaagaaagaaatgtcTTTGctatttttgtgaagataaGTGGCATCAAGGCCACAAGTGCATTAAGCCAAAGATCTATGTGTTAGAGGGAATGGATATTCTTGAGGATGAAACTGTTGACGATCAAGATTAG